The DNA window TCGTGATGGATGAGCTCACTGAACTCATGGGTGGACAAGCGGCAGGACTTAATTTGAATGGCAATCCGGCAGTAATTCTTATTTCTGGTCTGCAGGGTTCCGGTAAGACGACTTTCTCCGGTAAGCTTGCGTTGTATTTAAGAACCAAGAAGAATAAAAAGGTCCTCCTGACTGCGTGTGACGTTTATCGCCCTGCCGCTGTTGACCAATTGACCGTAGTGGCAGAACAAGTGGGCGTGGAGATCTTTAAAGATCCGGAGAGCAAAGATCCGGTTTCAATATCTCAAAGAGCTATTGCTCATGCCAAGGCCAATGGTTTGGATGTAGTAATTATAGACACGGCGGGACGTACCTCAGTGGATGAGGAGATGATGGCTGAAATTGAGAATATTAAAAATACCATTCAGCCTTCCGAAACTTTGTTTGTCGTGGATTCCATGACCGGACAAGATGCGGTGAATACAGCTCTTGCATTTCATGAAAGAATCAACTACGATGGAGTAGTGCTTACTAAACTTGATGGAGACACCCGTGGTGGAGCAGCTTTATCCATTAAGTATACCATTGGCAAACCAATTAAATTTGTTTCTGCAGGTGAGAAAATGGACACCCTGGATATTTTTTATCCTGATCGTATGGCCCAGCGAATTCTGGGGATGGGAGATATTGTATCCTTGGTAGAAAAAGCCCAGGAGCAGTTTGATGAAAAGGAAGCCAAAAAAATCGAAAGTAAAATCAAACAAAATAAGTTTGACTTCAACGATTTTCTGGTTCAGCTTAATCAGATCAAAAAAATGGGGGACATTAAGAGTGTGTTGGGAATGATTCCGGGGGTTGGCAAAATGGTTAAGGACATTGATATAGATGACAATGCATTTAAAAAAGTCGAATCCATCATACAGTCTATGACTCCTAAGGAAAGGGCCAATCCTGATTTGCTAAACATGGCCAGAAAGACCCGTATAGCCAAAGGTTGCGGGAAAACCATCCATGAGGTCAATGCCTTTATGAAGCAATTTGAAGAGATGAGGAAAATGATGTTCATGATGAGCAAAGGCAATGGGATGGGCAACATGATGAAGCAAATGCAAAACATGCGACGTCATTGATCTGGATATAATTCCATTCGTTTTTACCAAGTAATATGTTTGTATTCAGGAGTCTTAAGTGTCCTGATGGGATGATTTTTATTCTTCGTATATTGTGACTGTAAAATGTAGTCATGAAGAATATTATTCTGTTATTTGTATTCAGTATATCTTTTTTAAATATTTCATTTTGTCAATTAGCCAATGGTAGTCCGGCGCCGGATATTACTGTGCAGGACATCAATGGAAACACCATCAGTTTGCATGCTTCCATGGCGGGAGGAAAATCTGCTTGTCTGGATATTATGGCAACATGGTGTGGTCCATGTTGGTCCTTTCACAACAGTGGAGTACTGGAAAGTGTACATGCGAATTTAAGTTCATTGACCAATGTTTATATGCTGGAAGGTGATTTTGCCACCAACACCAATTGTCTTTATGGCCCTTCAGGCTGTACAGGCAGTGGCACCTGGGGAAATTGGGTAGCAGGGACCCCTTACCAGATCGCAAATCTTACAGCCAGCAATGGCGGGTCGGTTATGAATGATTACAACATCAATTATTTTCCTACCCTATACGTAATTTCTCCTGATTTCAGGACCTGGGAAATTGAAAACCGGAGTTACAGCGAATATTATAATTGGATTGTCCATAGTTTTACATTGGATGCTACCGGTAGTGTCAATCATTCTACTTGCGGAGACAATGGAAAAGTCAATCTTAACCCTACCGGAGGTTACGGGGTATTGAAATTTAAATGGAGCAACGGTGCAACAACGGAAGATTTGATAAACATTCCGGGTGGTGTTTATTCCGTTACGGTAACCGATCAAAATGGTTACTTTGAATCTTATGGCCCCTGGACTGTTGATGGGCCAGCAAAAAGAGTCGCCATCACCAGTCAAAAACAAACCAATAATATTTGTTTCGGGGAATCCAAAGGAGACATCACTAT is part of the Candidatus Vicinibacter affinis genome and encodes:
- the ffh gene encoding signal recognition particle protein encodes the protein MFENLNEKLELAFKSLKGEGKLTELNVAESIKEIRRALVGADVNYKIAKEFTDKVKDQAMGTRNILSSVKPGELMVKIVMDELTELMGGQAAGLNLNGNPAVILISGLQGSGKTTFSGKLALYLRTKKNKKVLLTACDVYRPAAVDQLTVVAEQVGVEIFKDPESKDPVSISQRAIAHAKANGLDVVIIDTAGRTSVDEEMMAEIENIKNTIQPSETLFVVDSMTGQDAVNTALAFHERINYDGVVLTKLDGDTRGGAALSIKYTIGKPIKFVSAGEKMDTLDIFYPDRMAQRILGMGDIVSLVEKAQEQFDEKEAKKIESKIKQNKFDFNDFLVQLNQIKKMGDIKSVLGMIPGVGKMVKDIDIDDNAFKKVESIIQSMTPKERANPDLLNMARKTRIAKGCGKTIHEVNAFMKQFEEMRKMMFMMSKGNGMGNMMKQMQNMRRH